The following are from one region of the Pseudorasbora parva isolate DD20220531a chromosome 12, ASM2467924v1, whole genome shotgun sequence genome:
- the LOC137094067 gene encoding uncharacterized protein isoform X2 yields the protein MSDTHNLDRFKRRLKLLRAHHNKCENFTLQIVTPLQKEVFVPSLRRTKSDMSEDIHEETGESDSVESEVSSCAGLDPDYNPDCNGGSSCSEDLSPVKGGTYRLSGEEEEFEGSSSDDQIRGESSISTSVLKRQSKKGQGKRGREFNEGGCSDLISPQKSPAQCSEDEDEDGGSDVVDLSHRASHAMKPSPKRMKKRGKQTSKAKGGCSDLISPQKSPAQCSEDEDEDGGSDVVDLSHRASHAMKPSPKRMKKRGKQTSKAKGGCSDLISPQKSPAQCSEDEDEDGGSDVVDLSHRASHAMKPSPKRMKKRGEKVAKRGKLKETTRIILKRAWSEEERAAVHKHLGRFIAERRVPGKLECAKCLEEERALKARSWKDVKNFVYNAIVTLKRKAASRNIMF from the exons ATGAGTGACACTCACAACCTGGACAGGTTCAAGAGGAGACTCAAACTGCTACGAGCTCATCACAATAAATGCGAAAACTTCACACTACAG ATTGTGACACCGCTCCAAAAAGAGGTTTTTGTACCAAGTCTGAGACGTACTAAAAGTGACATG TCAGAAGATATTCATGAGGAGACAGGAGAAAGTGATTCTGTGGAATCTGAAGTATCCAGTTGTGCTGGACTAGATCCAGATTATAATCCAGATTGCAATGGTGGATCATCATGCAGTGAGGATTTAAGCCCAGTGAAAGGCGGAACATATAGACTGTCCGGTGAAGAAGAAGAATTTGAAGGTTCTTCAAGTGACGATCAGATAAGAG GTGAAAGTTCCATATCAACTTCTGTTTTAAAGAGACAATCAAAAAAAGGACAAgggaagagaggaagagagtTCAATGAGG gcGGATGTTCCGACCTCATTTCCCCTCAAAAATCACCTGCTCAATGCAGTGAAGACGAGGATGAGGATGGAGGTTCGGATGTAGTTG ATCTCAGTCATAGAGCAAGTCACGCCATGAAGCCCTCACCCAAGAGAATGAAGAAAAGAGGAAAACAGACAAGCAAAGCAAAGG gcGGATGTTCCGACCTCATTTCCCCTCAAAAATCACCTGCTCAATGCAGTGAAGACGAGGATGAGGATGGAGGTTCGGATGTAGTTG ATCTCAGTCATAGAGCAAGTCACGCCATGAAGCCCTCACCCAAGAGAATGAAGAAAAGAGGAAAACAGACAAGCAAAGCAAAGG gcGGATGTTCCGACCTCATTTCCCCTCAAAAATCACCTGCTCAATGCAGTGAAGACGAGGATGAGGATGGAGGTTCGGATGTAGTTG ATCTCAGTCATAGAGCAAGTCACGCCATGAAGCCCTCACCCAAGAGAATGAAGAAAAGAGGAGAAAAAGTGGCTAAGAGAGGAAAACTGAAGG AGACTACTAGGATAATCCTGAAGAGAGCCTGGAGTGAGGAAGAGAGAGCAGCGGTACACAAACATCTGGGAAGGTTTATAGCGGAGCGCAGGGTTCCTGGAAAACTGGAGTGCGCAAAGTGCCTAGAAGAGGAAAGGGCCCTAAAAGCAAGATCTTGGAAAGACGTTAAAAACTTTGTCTATAATGCCATTGTAACTTTAAAAAGGAAGGCTGCTTCCCGGAACATTATGTTTTAG
- the LOC137094067 gene encoding uncharacterized protein isoform X1: MSDTHNLDRFKRRLKLLRAHHNKCENFTLQIVTPLQKEVFVPSLRRTKSDMSEDIHEETGESDSVESEVSSCAGLDPDYNPDCNGGSSCSEDLSPVKGGTYRLSGEEEEFEGSSSDDQIRGKCTVNKKKNSMTYVKRHNQQKTNETNKGKSTVTLKTCTKREDRKRAWDKKHYCLYCSQAHSKISRHLERKHAEIKDVAYAFSFPLRSKERKTLLEQLRNKGDFKHNTEVLEKGRGEIVTWKQPSDQVSVKEYLPCPYCYGMFRKKDLWRHQSSCKTKKSCVKDKQKNTRGRVQSCAACLLPIAASSDGCQNIINNMRQDDVSFHVRKDSLICKYGESLYAKHGRVKSRHQYIAQRMRELGRFMLVAKDMDKTVNVLEDLCAPSKFQLVVNAAKRLTQFSPGKNEYRKPSTAVKIGFCLKGAVEVMIGQALMNDDDLAEKKAKKFFELLEKNWRNSVSIIAHQTMQEKRWNKEDDIPLTKNVIALRNHLRMVEDDARAELKQQMSLRAYKTLNETVLAQVIIFNKRREGEASRLTLEIYTKASTSAINEDIYETLSPLEKELSKILTRIEIRGKRGKKVPVFLTDRMKESIDLLVKRR, encoded by the exons ATGAGTGACACTCACAACCTGGACAGGTTCAAGAGGAGACTCAAACTGCTACGAGCTCATCACAATAAATGCGAAAACTTCACACTACAG ATTGTGACACCGCTCCAAAAAGAGGTTTTTGTACCAAGTCTGAGACGTACTAAAAGTGACATG TCAGAAGATATTCATGAGGAGACAGGAGAAAGTGATTCTGTGGAATCTGAAGTATCCAGTTGTGCTGGACTAGATCCAGATTATAATCCAGATTGCAATGGTGGATCATCATGCAGTGAGGATTTAAGCCCAGTGAAAGGCGGAACATATAGACTGTCCGGTGAAGAAGAAGAATTTGAAGGTTCTTCAAGTGACGATCAGATAAGAGGCAAGTGCAcggttaataaaaaaaagaactcAATGACTTATGTGAAAAGACACAATCAACAGAAGACAAATGAAACAAATAAAGGCAAATCAACTGTGACTCTAAAAACCTGTACAAAAAGGGAAGACCGTAAACGAGCGTGGGACAAAAAACATTATTGCCTCTATTGTAGCCAGGCACATTCTAAGATATCAAGACATTTAGAAAGAAAGCATGCTGAAATTAAAGATGTGGCATATGCCTTTAGCTTTCCTTTGagatcaaaagaaagaaagacacttTTGGAACAGCTGCGCAATAAAGGCgacttcaaacacaacacaGAAGTTCTGGAGAAAGGTAGAGGAGAAATAGTGACGTGGAAGCAGCCCTCTGATCAAGTGTCTGTAAAGGAGTATTTGCCTTGCCCATACTGTTATGGTATGTTCCGGAAAAAGGACTTATGGAGACATCAGTCGTcctgcaaaacaaaaaaatcatgcGTGAaagataaacaaaaaaatacacgaGGGAGAGTTCAAAGTTGTGCTGCATGCCTGCTACCCATAGCAGCTTCCTCAGATGGATGTCAGAACATAATAAACAACATGCGGCAGGATGATGTGTCTTTTCACGTCAGAAAGGATTCTCTCATATGTAAGTATGGCGAATCACTATATGCAAAACATGGTCGTGTGAAGTCGAGGCACCAGTATATAGCTCAAAGAATGCGGGAGCTTGGTCGGTTCATGTTGGTGGCAAAGGATATGGACAAGACTGTCAATGTTCTTGAAGATCTGTGTGCCCCATCAAAATTTCAGCTCGTGGTCAATGCAGCTAAACGTCTGACACAGTTTAGTCCAGGGAAAAATGAATACAGAAAGCCTTCAACAGCGGTCAAAATTGGATTCTGTCTTAAAGGGGCTGTGGAGGTCATGATTGGACAGGCTCTTATGAATGATGATGATCTGGCAGAGAAGAAAGCAAAGAAATTCTTTGAACTTTTGGAGAAAAACTGGAGGAACAGTGTTTCTATCATTGCTCACCAAACCATGCAAGAAAAAAGATGGAATAAAGAAGATGACATCCCCCTCACCAAAAATGTGATTGCTCTGAGAAACCATCTCAGGATGGTAGAAGATGACGCAAGGGCGGAACTGAAGCAACAAATGAGTTTAAGAGCATATAAGACATTAAATGAGACGGTTCTGGCACAAGTCATTATTTTCAACAAACGGCGGGAAGGGGAAGCATCACGCCTGACTCTTGAGATCTACACGAAAGCAAGTACAAGTGCCATTAATGAAGACATCTATGAAACCTTGTCACCATTAGAAAAGGAGCTAAGCAAGATACTAACCCGCATAGAAATCAGGGGGAAAAGAGGAAAGAAGGTTCCGGTTTTCTTGACGGACAGAATGAAAGAGTCAATCGATTTGTTGGTTAAAAGGAGATAA
- the LOC137094067 gene encoding uncharacterized protein isoform X3 has protein sequence MTNIRGCDCLRKYANESKAENPELLRSTKLRKQVATLCQLLDLSEQELEQVARFMGHDIRVHRDFYRQTDKTFQIAKISKLLFAMEQGTETLRGKNLNTLHPSVCGESSISTSVLKRQSKKGQGKRGREFNEGGCSDLISPQKSPAQCSEDEDEDGGSDVVDLSHRASHAMKPSPKRMKKRGKQTSKAKGGCSDLISPQKSPAQCSEDEDEDGGSDVVDLSHRASHAMKPSPKRMKKRGKQTSKAKGGCSDLISPQKSPAQCSEDEDEDGGSDVVDLSHRASHAMKPSPKRMKKRGEKVAKRGKLKETTRIILKRAWSEEERAAVHKHLGRFIAERRVPGKLECAKCLEEERALKARSWKDVKNFVYNAIVTLKRKAASRNIMF, from the exons ATGACAAACATCCGTGGATGTGACTGTCTGCGAAAATATGCAAATGAAAGTAAAGCAGAAAACCCAGAACTCCTAAGGTCAACTAAATTAAGAAAACAGGTTGCCACACTCTGCCAACTCTTGGACCTTAGCGAACAAGAGCTGGAGCAAGTTGCAAGGTTCATGGGTCATGACATTAGAGTTCACCGTGACTTTTATAGACAGACGGACAAAACCTTTCAAATTGCCAAGATAAGTAAGCTTCTGTTCGCAATGGAGCAAGGCACTGAGACCTTAAGAGGGAAGAACCTGAACACGCTTCATCCTTCCGTATGTG GTGAAAGTTCCATATCAACTTCTGTTTTAAAGAGACAATCAAAAAAAGGACAAgggaagagaggaagagagtTCAATGAGG gcGGATGTTCCGACCTCATTTCCCCTCAAAAATCACCTGCTCAATGCAGTGAAGACGAGGATGAGGATGGAGGTTCGGATGTAGTTG ATCTCAGTCATAGAGCAAGTCACGCCATGAAGCCCTCACCCAAGAGAATGAAGAAAAGAGGAAAACAGACAAGCAAAGCAAAGG gcGGATGTTCCGACCTCATTTCCCCTCAAAAATCACCTGCTCAATGCAGTGAAGACGAGGATGAGGATGGAGGTTCGGATGTAGTTG ATCTCAGTCATAGAGCAAGTCACGCCATGAAGCCCTCACCCAAGAGAATGAAGAAAAGAGGAAAACAGACAAGCAAAGCAAAGG gcGGATGTTCCGACCTCATTTCCCCTCAAAAATCACCTGCTCAATGCAGTGAAGACGAGGATGAGGATGGAGGTTCGGATGTAGTTG ATCTCAGTCATAGAGCAAGTCACGCCATGAAGCCCTCACCCAAGAGAATGAAGAAAAGAGGAGAAAAAGTGGCTAAGAGAGGAAAACTGAAGG AGACTACTAGGATAATCCTGAAGAGAGCCTGGAGTGAGGAAGAGAGAGCAGCGGTACACAAACATCTGGGAAGGTTTATAGCGGAGCGCAGGGTTCCTGGAAAACTGGAGTGCGCAAAGTGCCTAGAAGAGGAAAGGGCCCTAAAAGCAAGATCTTGGAAAGACGTTAAAAACTTTGTCTATAATGCCATTGTAACTTTAAAAAGGAAGGCTGCTTCCCGGAACATTATGTTTTAG